The Humulus lupulus chromosome 4, drHumLupu1.1, whole genome shotgun sequence genome has a window encoding:
- the LOC133832988 gene encoding uncharacterized protein LOC133832988 gives MNLMPLSVFKRLGLGEASPTTFTLQLAYHSVKHPRGIIEDVLVKVDKFIFPIDFIVLDMEEDENVPIILGRPFLATGQALIDVQKGELTLRVQGEEVVFNVFKALKFANVNDSCFKVDMVEKAVAEINLTVDTLQKSLTIDDMDAELDSEVQECVQWMNSKGPIYNRKYEDLGQGPERPIPSVQKPPELELNTLPVHLRYAFLGEKETLPIIVSSSLSNEEMEKLLRV, from the coding sequence atGAATCTGATGCCTTTGTCTGTAttcaaaagacttggtttgggggaggctagTCCTACAACATTTACATTACAGCTTGCATATCATTCAGTTAAACACCCCAGAGGAATCATAGAGGATGTCCTTGTTAAAGTGGACAAATTCATCTTTCCGATAGATTTCATAGTATTGGATATGGAAGAAGATGAAAATGTCCCAATCATTTTGGGAAGGCCATTTTTAGCTACTGGGCAGGCTTTAATTGATGTTCAAAAGGGGGAACTAACACTTCGAGTCCAGGGTGAAGAAGTAGTATTCAATGTGTTTAAGGCCTTAAAGTTTGCAAATGTAAATGATAGTTGTTTTAAAGTTGATATGGTAGAGAAAGCAGTGGCAGAAATCAATCTCACAGTTGATACACTTCAGAAGAGTTTGACAATTGATGATATGGATGCTGAATTAGACAGTGAGGTCCAAGAGTGTGTACAGTGGATGAATTCTAAAGGGCCAATATATAATCGAAAATATGAAGATTTAGGCCAAGGACCTGAAAGACCAATACCATCAGTTCAGAAACCTCCAGAGTTGGAATTGAATACATTGCCAGTACATCTTCGATATGCTTTTCTGGGTGAGAAGGAGACTTTACCAATCATtgtgtcttcttctctttctaatGAGGAGATGGAAAAACTGTTAAGGGTGTGA